The genomic window ACTCAGTCCCAAATCTCTTGTACTGAAAATACCATGCAAACGAATAAACCTTTCTCGTATGTTGTATATGTACTATgcctttattatttatttacttgttcATAAGGATTTATTCTAATTCTTAATTAATTACCCTTCTAAGGAAAATAGTAACTTCATTATATAGAGAAATAGTATTCTGCATCCCCCACAACAGAAAAGGAACCAGGTACAACCAAAGGATGTTGCAAACTCTGAGTGACTCAACTCACTCAAGACAATATTCCTCTTTAAGAAGAAGCCTGATAACATCAGTTTGTGTTTAAACATCAAGAAACAGCTctctctgttttaaaataccCTTCCCCTTTTAATATATCCCATGGCAAAGCAAAATGTTGCTGTGCTTCATGGCAGGAAAGCATTAATGGTTTTTAAATGCTATTACCATGATAACACTTTAATCTGCTTCCTTTACATTTTAGACAAGCATCATTGTTGTATCAACAACGCATATTTGATGGCTGTAAAAAGGGATAATTATAAGAATGGTGTGCCTTTCATCATTTTCTTTGTAGGGATCCTGGTGTTACACGCAGCCAGGAAGTATGTACAGAACAAACACTGGTGGAAGCCTATCTCCGACGTAATAACAGGCGTGATCACTGAGGAATACTCTGTAAATGTTGAAGATGCTGAATAGACTAATCTCCAGCATTTCCAACCTGCACTCAGGGCAGGTGTTCTGCAAATAACCTCAACATCGACTCAGTGCAGCAACAGTTCCCTGAAGAACTGAAGACATTTCTCAGAAAAGAGCTCCACAACTTTACCAAGGCTGAATAATATGAAATAGTAACATTTATTTAATAAGGCCCAGTGTAAGATAGTTGACACTGTGCTGCATTTTGGGAAGCCCTGGACAGCTGAAACTTAAGCACGGTATTGCTCACTGCACTTTTAACTtgtgccaggctgctgtggcagcCACAAGTTTGGGTTTATGATTTTTGCGGTGGAAAGGTTCAATAATTGGAGAATTCAAATGGGAAGCATTAATGGACATGCCTGTGGACCAGAACAGCCTACAGGGACCATCCAGCCCAACAGCCCGAGCCCTTCCAGGCTGCCCAGAAGCTCAAGGGCGTTGTCCAAGTGCCGCTGGAATGCTGAGCCTGGGGCATCCATCCTCTCCCGAGGGAGGCTGCTCCAGGTCTGAGCACCCTCTCAGTATGGAAATGCTTCCCAACATCCACTCTGATCCCCCCTGGCACGGCTATGAGCCACTCCTGTGACTAGATCCCAGTGTCACAATTGGCCAGCTGCAAAATGTCCAACTGCACTCTCCAAGTCAGAGCTGACTGTGCTCCCATTGGGGTAGGTGGACAGCATAAATCTGGATTTCAGCAAcaccaagagaaagaaaaaaatctttcttcacaTACACTATCTCCAAAAAAcacattcttttttcttaactGGGATGATACACTTCCAGGAAGACTGCATTAATGATCCCAACATTATTCTGCCATGCCATTTATTAtactaaattttatttctatacaATTTGAcacaaaataagtaatttttataataCAGTTGGACATGAAAACCACTTAGTAGGACACAAAAGAAGTAATATTACTTGGAGAAATTCAGCAGTTGTCTGCTGAGCATGAGCTGTTACAACAGAAAAGGTGTCATTATTGTATAATAGAGTATTTTTGCAGAGGTAAGGGAttacagaagaaacagaactccagaggaaaaaagcatCATGCTGTTCCTTATCAAAACTAcaaaaacaaagccagcaaGGAAAACAAGTTCTGCTTTGCTGAAGGAGAAACACTGACATTTAAAGATAAGAGAAAAACACCAAATTTCATAAAAGACAGTTATCAGGtaagtttttaaatgaaaaatcaattttatgTTTAACACTATTCAGGCGTTATATGATAGGAGAGAATAATACATTCTCCAAACTGGCATAAGAGCTCTGGTTTCCCTGTCTTGGCAATATCCCTGAAGTGCACTACTGTGCTATTCATTCAGTAATTTACAGTTATTAAAGCCCCAGAAAACCTTTTTGTTAGGTTAGTTTAAGAGCTAGAACACAAAAGGCAGATCGTCAACAGCCTGAACGCTAGCAACACACACAGTCCCTAAAAACCAGGGCTCTAAAAATCAGGCCatctgggcttttttccttacCCCGTGAAGGAGCAAGTttcaaattcagagaaaaagctCTGAGTCCCCACTGCTCAGTACCAAGTCAGAGTGGAACTCCCCTTCCTGGCTGTTTTGGGCAGCTGCAACCAGCCAACTTAGGCATAAGTCTGACTAAACTCTTAGAACTTACTACCTGTTCAGAGACTCTGTGTCCTTACAAGCACTGATCCAAACAGTTTGTATGGTGGAGAAAAGAGGGCACTGACAGATTAAAAataacccccaaaacaaacgGGAGGGCAAAAGTGGGTTCAGATGCAGCACCAGTCAGTCAAACCCACTGTGGCATGGCAAGAGAGCCcttggctgctccagcaccaaACCAGCATCAAACTGGCTGCTCCAGTCCTCCAAACCAGTGCCAGGCTACCTGAGAGCAGTCTGTAGAAGGTGGCAAATACATCATTTTGTAATTAGCCAGCAGCCAACAGCTTCACTCATTAGGTGTCGTTTATTTAGACAAGACAAAAGCTTGCACAGTTTTGTAACCATATACAGAAATGAAACCATCTGAAATATATtagttttttccccctgaataTTTCCCTTTGTTCTTGTGTTTAGGATTCCCGCTTGAGCAGTACATATGCTCCCATCACTGCCAGGAGAGCATACTGCAAAGAAACACAGAACACAGACACGTTACAATTCCTCTCCACTGCACTCTGAAAGCACAAACTGCTCAAAAGGTGCCCTCTCAAACATCACACTTTGCACAATTACAGAGCTCTGGTCCTACAAAATTACAGGAAGATTTTAAAGTGATAAAATTCATCATAACCAGGAGTCACAACTGCATACGCTTAACTAACAAAATTCTAATAAATGACATGTTTTCAACTCCTTACAAACGACAAGTTCTACTGCCCAACAGTAAGCAAGGAAACCCAGCTCATCCTACGTTAGGTACCAAACCACAGACACAAATTTATTAACATGTCTGCTTAGAGGCAAGGTTCTTATTCTCTGTACTTGTTGTTTTAGCCATTCAAGAATTCAAAATATCAGTATACATACCTTAAATTTTGGGTAGTCATTCATTATTATAGTTACCATTCCTACATAGGGCAAAAACCTGTAATTGATAAAACAGGTGAATGTAAAATTAACCCTCAGATATTACATGGAAGTCTTTTAATGTTACTCAGTCTGGAATATTTCAGTGTGATCCCATGATTTACGCCTAATGCGGATCTGAATAGGAAGTAAaattcatttgttttccttaatcAAAGTTATCTGAGAAAATCTGAAGAGATTTCAGCtcagctgaaggagaaggagacaAAGTCAAAAGCTCAAACCTTCCATAAAATTCCTGTGGAAAGCCAAAACAATTTCCTAGAAATTCCCAGCAATTACAAGGAGAAGCTGGTTAATATTGTATTTTCAGGTGAACTATTTGATAAatgcccttttttccccccacagtCCACATCAGTGTGAGGACTATAAGAAGCAACTTTTctaggttttcttttaaattacaattctatttaagaaatttaaaaaatacatcagaTCTGGTTTGTATCAACAGCAGAACCGATTCAAGAgctaatttttctctttaactaCAAAGTACATTTTGCTTTACTTACCCTCTTGCTCTTCCAACAACATCTTTCTTCTCTAACCAGTTCTGACCTTCTTTGTACAAGCCTCTATCATCAACTTCGTTATTATCCCCTTTAGTCAGAAATTTGATGTTCCCATTTCCTCTAGAAGGCAATGAGGTGATAAACTAAATAacacttaatttaaaaatctcaaTTAACATCTACAAAGCAAATGAGGACGAAAAGTGCTACAAGATTAGATAACAATGTTTGCTTTCAGCCCTGCTTATTGAACAACCACCATTAAATCATAAACATTACAGACTTTACTGACTTTATCTATCAACAGATATtaacaagaaacattttttacaaCACTCCTAGATTGTCAAGTGATGCAAGCAATTACACAACGGACATGAAAGCTGGAGGTGGCAAGCACTGATGCTGGCGAAAGGGACACTGTCCATCCAGGCACTAAACTtcctcaaaaaaaccctgtgtGTTTATCAGCATCTTCGACAGAACATAAATTCAAATAAAGTTCTTAAGTTTACAGTCTCCAAATGAATTTTGCTTAAATATTGATATCAAGAAATGAGGAATTCTCATAATGACAAATtaggtaataaaaaaaattaaataggcGATTCTTGGAAATTTTAAGAAAGCATGGAAGAACAGATATTACTCAAGAAATAAACACCTTCAGTTCATGGAGCAAATATGCCAATGCTTGCCACCTCCAGCTTAGCTTTTCACTGTGCAGAACTGGGAGCAGAACTGTGGTTTGGAAGGAACTGTTTAGCAGGGTAGGCATCTGCAATCAAGGCCAAACCAAGCCCTTgccatgctgcttttcagcaagAATTGCCATGGGCAGTGTGGCCAAGAGACACAAGAATAAGAAGAGTCTCTTCTTTATCCTGAATCAAATTTGGAAAACTTCAGTTAGCAAAGCTCACACACTCAGTCAGGCTGCACCCTGATTCTGAATCTCCACCTTTCATCAAAAATTTGCTCTTACAACCAAAATCCCAACCGTACAAGCATCAGCATAGAAGTGGATTCTGCTCCCATGCACATTCCTGCCGCCAAGATTcctcctgggcacagctctACCTGCTCCAACCCTGAGCAGCTTCGCTGAGGGAAAGGTCTCAGACCCTCACGAAGTGTGACACAGAACTGGGGACAGAATCACATCCTACAGCTGAGCTTTCTCTCACTGCTTATCCTCAGTTGCCTTTCTCACACACTAAACCACAATTAAACTGACACTGAAAGCcatggggaaggaaaggagctttacaaacaaaaaacaccaagtTGCATTACTTTTCATGTACTTTGATAACTCTGTGCACTATTGGAATGTCTCTGCCTTCAACTTTAAAAACAACTATTTCACCAGCTCTGATTGGGTCATCATGGAAATTTGTTAGGAACAGCAGGTCTCCCCTGTGAAAAGCTGGCTCCATGCTGCCACTACAAACAACAAGAAAGAGAGAGTTTGTTGGCATAAATGAAAGAAGCACCATGAAATCAAAGAACATTTAATTCTTACAGATACACCCACAACTTTAACACAGATCTGTAGCTTCACCCGTTCAGTAACACTGCTCAGACCTTCAACAGAACCCAAATCCCAGAAAGCAATCTGCAGGAGTTTACCCATTAAGTGAGAGAACTTGGATTTTAAAAGGTCTGACACATTTACTGCTCCTACAAACCTCACTGGGAACTGGGCCCATGGCTACTGACAGTGCGACTTCTGCCAGAGCCCAAACACAGCAAGAAGAAAGGCAGTGTGTGAGTCCTTCTTTAAATAGGTGACATTTCAAATTCCAGCTGTATCcaaggggaagggggaggagaCAAAAGGCAGAACAAGACCTGGACTTGAAGCAGAAAGCCTTTCCATCGACTCACCTGAGCACCACAACAATGGGGCTCTCACTGCCAGTCACCACGATCAGCCCTTTCCAGATCATTAGGGCAGAAGACACAATCATAGCAAAATTTAAGACTTGGTAATATAGCTGcatgaaacaagaaaattggTTTTTAAAGGTACTGTATTGTATTTAGAAGCACAACATAGAACTTTAACTCAAGTGCACCACAAATTTTAGGCTTTTATGCTGAAATCCTATTCCAACACAAGTCTGGTAGCACAGGTTGCCGTACCAGAATCCACCAAACTGCAGCATAAAGCTGGAATCCTCTGTGTGCCTTAGTCTTGGGTTAATCCACTTCTGTGTGTCAGCGACAGACGCAAACACTCTGATAAAGGCTTATAAAGCTGGGGAAGCGACCTGGCAAACGATCAGAGCTGGTTCGGTCACACGGCCCTGCCTCCCTCCCGAGCTCGGAAATATCCCCGGGGGACGTGTGGAACACCGGACTATCAGCAGAGGCTGACTTTCTGGGAGAGACTTTTGCTTaaaaagaggagctggaggagacgAGAGACGACAAAAGATCATTTCCTGCTACTGTCATACTGAAATTTCTTATCTAGAAAATCACTGATTTGACCTTCTGCCCCCAAATGCTCCTGCTCCGCCAGCCCTTCCAGCAGCGGATGCGCTTTAACCACACGCCTtcattttttgttccttttctcgGCAGCACACGGGGACAGCGGTGGGAAGGACCCTGCAAGCTGGCGTTTGAAAGCCGCCGCTCCCGGTGCGGGCTGAGGGCCGCGAGCGCAGCGCCGGTACCTGCCGCTTGTTCATGCGCCGCAGGTCCCCGAACAGATCCAtcgcggccccgccgcggagCCCGCCGCCCTGCGCCTCCACAGCGCCCGGCGCCCTgccagcggggacagcgggacccGCGCTGCTCTCTGGGATCGGTAGTCTTCTTCCTCTCCCGCCCTGCTGACGAACAGGGGGCCTCCGCGATCAGGTGAACCATAACTCCCAGACGCACCGCGGCGAAAGGTCCTGATGACGAGGCCCTTGCTTCTCGCCTGTGGAGGTGCCTGAGCGGCTGGCTGTACCGAGGGACCGTCGGTGAACGCTCAGATCCCTCGGTTCGGCGGGAAGAGCCGCGCCCGCCCGAGAAGCATCGGGACGGCCGCCCCGCTCTCCCGGGCGCGGAGAGTCGGGTCAGGCGACTGCCGCGGGCAccccggggccgccgctgcGTGTGCGCGGCTCATTGGCGGGAAGGGGAGGgcgcgcggggggggggggcagccgGCGGGGCGCGCGCTCCGTGAGGGGGGCGCTGTgaggggcgggcggcggcggccagCAGGGGGCGCTGTGCCGAGCGCGGGAACGGCGTGAGGGGCCGCGCCGGCGGAGGGGTGCGGAGGCGCCGAGGGGCATCGCAGTGTCCTCCTCAGCACCTGTGAGCGGAAAAATTTCATAATTTCAGCAGCTAGCGGTGACCTCAGCGTTTGCTCAGGGACCGCGACACGGCCCCGAGCAGAGAAGAGCACAGAGGCCCGGAAAAGCCGCAGCCGTGTGTGGCAGACCCTCGGTGTCCTCCGCGGGCCTGGCGGCCGGCAGGGATGGGCCGGGGCTGTTCAGTGTGCCTGaacccccagcagcacaggcagactTCACACCCGTTTCCAGTTTGTCACTGAATGGTTGCATGAGCCTGAAGCAGCAAACAGCCACATAGATACAAGTCACAGCCCAGAGCCTAATTTCCTGGGAATTAAATGGGCCAAACCGAGTCAGGCATTCACCAAGTTTAAAATTACCCCCTGAAGACTGAGAATGGAAGAACAGAGAACACATGGAAATGCTACTTAGATAAATGGAAACAAACCGTCTGACCAGAGCAGTGTTTTTGTAATTTGCTAGAAATACATCACTACTTTAATGTTGGTAAACGGATGAAACAGACTAGGACTGACTAAGAGAGGCAGAACTGACATTAGAGCACAGGGAAAGGCGTGATGCTCTCAGGAATGATCAGAAATGGCAAATTGGAAAGAAAGCTCCAAGGACACCAGGTAGGCACCAGGATCTAGATGAGATCCTTCACCTCATCTAATTATTCTTCCAGTGACAACAGTATTCTTTTACTTACTACACTGGAGTTCCTCTAAGTTTATGTCATTTCAGGTTAGTTCTCTGCTATCCTTTAAATACTCAGAGAAAAGCATCTGCCACTATACCCCTTGAGCAGATGCAATATTCAGAAGTAATTACttagagagaaggaaaatagaCAAGAGCAGACTCAAAGGTGGTGAAAAGATTCTGACTTTTCTTTGTGCAATTAagagtttaattaaaaatgtgtgtAACAAAGTTATATCTTCTGTACAAGTGGGCTCTGCCCACTGAAATGTTGTGCTGACTCTTGCCCAGCAAAAGGTTTTCTGCAATTCCCTGAGTAGGTTTTCCATACCATACTATTTggacaggttttttttggtttttttttagtagagTTTTTTGCCTTTGTGTACAAATCTgcttgcctttatttttattaaaaaaaaagcaagaaaacagagattaaaaatgGTGATTGGGACAAATTTGATACAGGCTGTACAATCCACATAAAGGGAGACTAACAAACCTCAGTGTCTAAAAACCTCATTGAACATACCAGTAATTTAGTGAGTTAGTGGTTCAGACCACTAATTCATAGCAATTCGAAACAATTTGACAAAAACGTCTTTGTTAAATTTGCTTTGCTATTGGAAGGAAATCTCTGTCATTTCTTGTGGTTATAGCTGTACATTCCACTTTAGCTATTAATTCATTATATTAATGCTGGGTACCATATGTGCATCAATAcgaaaaaaaagccacaagaaACCAGCTTTTGTTCCAAAACACTGTGTATCACACCCAAATTTCTCCTAACATACAATAGATTTAATCCTTACTTtgtatttaattatatatttgcACTTAACAGTAAATATTTGACACTTTTCTATTACCTGGT from Vidua macroura isolate BioBank_ID:100142 chromosome Z, ASM2450914v1, whole genome shotgun sequence includes these protein-coding regions:
- the SEC11C gene encoding signal peptidase complex catalytic subunit SEC11C isoform X1, with amino-acid sequence MDLFGDLRRMNKRQLYYQVLNFAMIVSSALMIWKGLIVVTGSESPIVVVLSGSMEPAFHRGDLLFLTNFHDDPIRAGEIVVFKVEGRDIPIVHRVIKVHEKGNGNIKFLTKGDNNEVDDRGLYKEGQNWLEKKDVVGRARGFLPYVGMVTIIMNDYPKFKYALLAVMGAYVLLKRES
- the SEC11C gene encoding signal peptidase complex catalytic subunit SEC11C isoform X2; this translates as MIVSSALMIWKGLIVVTGSESPIVVVLSGSMEPAFHRGDLLFLTNFHDDPIRAGEIVVFKVEGRDIPIVHRVIKVHEKGNGNIKFLTKGDNNEVDDRGLYKEGQNWLEKKDVVGRARGFLPYVGMVTIIMNDYPKFKYALLAVMGAYVLLKRES